Proteins encoded within one genomic window of Abyssibacter profundi:
- a CDS encoding putative bifunctional diguanylate cyclase/phosphodiesterase — MNRIERPSTAADQPTVLIVDDTPGNIDLLRSVLAGSYRIKAATSGRRALEIITQDPPDLVLLDVVMPDMDGYSVCRRIKSDMATAKIPVIFVTSKDEARDEELGFSIGGADYVTKPFEPSVVRARVATHLALYDQTRLLQDLVDERTVQLRHEMEQREQAIARIRYLHEYDSLTGLANRNLLMQRINLALESHAGQVAVVIIDVDRFSSINDALGTQLGDLLLQKIASGLKEAAAGHALIGRIGGDSFAALLTLDSRVVDRLHLITEQLDRLLEAVAQPYSLENERVEVRVSAGVAVHPKDGETAELLLKSADAAMHAAKESTLTPYLFYNADMNSASRELLTLEGELRDAIRDQHIVPWFQPKFDMKSRQLVGAEALARWIRPDGRHISPGTFFPLAEKTGLYKALNHRLVHAVCLQARTWRNQGHRPLKLAVNVSAADFQYPGFVADMLGIVQDTGVDPRTIEIEITEHAVIADPETAAEKIRALAAHGFTTALDDFGVGYSSLSYIRQLPIHTLKIDQSFMGGVGEDERANAVAATILTLSNRLGLISVGEGVEHEHQLRFLTDNGCDLVQGFLFSGAMTAEDFATKLLSQPPSTPTD; from the coding sequence ATGAACCGCATCGAGCGTCCAAGCACGGCCGCAGACCAGCCGACGGTCCTCATCGTCGACGACACCCCGGGCAACATCGACTTGCTCCGTTCCGTCCTGGCGGGCAGCTACCGGATCAAGGCCGCCACTTCCGGGCGCCGTGCGCTGGAGATCATCACGCAGGATCCGCCCGATCTGGTGCTGTTGGATGTCGTCATGCCCGACATGGACGGCTACAGCGTCTGCCGACGCATCAAATCCGATATGGCCACGGCCAAGATCCCGGTGATCTTCGTCACCTCTAAGGACGAGGCCCGGGATGAGGAACTGGGATTTTCGATCGGCGGCGCAGACTATGTGACCAAGCCGTTCGAGCCGTCCGTCGTGCGAGCACGCGTGGCCACGCACCTGGCGCTCTACGATCAGACGCGGCTGTTGCAAGACCTGGTTGATGAACGCACGGTCCAGCTACGCCACGAAATGGAGCAGCGCGAGCAGGCCATTGCGCGTATCCGCTATCTGCACGAGTACGACAGCCTGACCGGTCTGGCGAATCGCAACCTGCTGATGCAACGCATCAACCTGGCGCTGGAGTCACACGCGGGCCAGGTTGCGGTGGTGATCATCGATGTAGACCGGTTTTCCTCTATTAACGATGCGCTGGGCACGCAGCTGGGTGACCTGTTGCTCCAGAAGATCGCCAGCGGCTTGAAGGAGGCAGCGGCCGGTCATGCACTCATCGGCCGCATCGGTGGGGACAGCTTTGCCGCGCTGCTGACGCTGGACAGTCGCGTGGTGGACCGCCTGCACCTGATCACCGAGCAGCTAGACCGCTTACTCGAGGCCGTGGCCCAGCCCTATTCGCTGGAAAACGAACGCGTCGAGGTCCGGGTCAGCGCCGGCGTGGCGGTGCATCCCAAGGACGGTGAGACCGCCGAGCTGCTGCTCAAGAGTGCGGATGCCGCCATGCATGCCGCCAAGGAGTCGACGCTCACCCCCTACCTCTTCTACAACGCCGACATGAACTCGGCATCGCGGGAACTGCTCACCCTGGAGGGCGAGCTACGCGATGCGATACGCGATCAGCACATCGTCCCGTGGTTCCAACCCAAGTTCGACATGAAGTCCCGACAGCTGGTCGGCGCCGAAGCACTGGCCCGCTGGATTCGACCGGACGGACGCCACATCAGCCCGGGCACATTCTTTCCCCTGGCCGAGAAAACCGGCTTGTACAAGGCGCTGAACCACCGTTTGGTTCATGCCGTGTGTCTCCAGGCCCGCACGTGGCGCAATCAGGGGCACCGGCCCTTAAAGCTCGCGGTGAATGTCTCAGCGGCAGACTTCCAGTACCCGGGCTTCGTGGCCGACATGCTGGGCATCGTGCAAGACACGGGTGTCGACCCCCGAACCATTGAAATCGAGATCACCGAGCATGCCGTGATTGCCGACCCGGAAACCGCGGCCGAAAAAATCCGCGCCCTGGCCGCGCATGGGTTTACCACCGCGCTGGACGACTTTGGGGTTGGCTACTCCTCGTTGTCGTACATCCGCCAACTACCCATCCACACCCTCAAGATCGACCAGTCGTTTATGGGCGGCGTGGGTGAAGACGAACGTGCGAACGCGGTGGCGGCCACCATCCTCACGCTGTCCAACCGGCTGGGGCTGATCAGCGTGGGCGAAGGCGTGGAACACGAGCACCAGCTGCGGTTTCTGACCGACAATGGATGTGACCTTGTGCAGGGATTCCTGTTCAGCGGGGCCATGACGGCGGAAGACTTCGCCACCAAGCTGCTGTCGCAGCCACCATCGACACCGACAGATTAA
- a CDS encoding cold-shock protein encodes MSEKQTGTVKWFNDSKGFGFIAPADGGEDLFAHFKEIQGSGFKTLAEGQKVEFIPARGAKGMQATQIMPL; translated from the coding sequence ATGAGTGAAAAGCAGACTGGCACCGTGAAGTGGTTCAACGACTCTAAGGGGTTCGGCTTCATCGCCCCTGCAGACGGTGGCGAAGACCTCTTCGCGCACTTCAAGGAAATTCAGGGTTCGGGTTTCAAGACCCTGGCCGAAGGTCAGAAGGTCGAGTTCATCCCGGCCCGCGGCGCCAAGGGCATGCAAGCAACGCAGATCATGCCGTTGTAA